In Onthophagus taurus isolate NC chromosome 6, IU_Otau_3.0, whole genome shotgun sequence, a genomic segment contains:
- the LOC111424406 gene encoding cuticle protein 19-like, translated as MKNYLIIFGLVTLVTTNPIDLSGYDGGLHGSLYSSAPAVQKVEADAYPKYQFNYGVKDSHTGDIKEQSEERDGDHVKGEYSLVEPDGTVRNVKYEADSHNGFNAVVTKTGHASHPAAAPKISIPINSHGLLNSYH; from the exons atgaag aattacttaattatttttggtttggTTACACTTGTAACTACAAATCCCATCGATTTAAGTGGATACGATGGCGGTTTACACGGATCTCTTTATTCTTCAGCACCGGCCGTTCAAAAAGTTGAAGCAGAC GCTTATccaaaatatcaatttaattatGGTGTTAAAGATAGTCATACTGGTGATATTAAGGAACAATCTGAAGAACGAGACGGTGATCACGTAAAAGGAGAATATTCTTTGGTCGAGCCAGACGGAACGGTTCGAAATGTTAAATATGAAGCGGACAGTCATAACGGATTTAATGCGGTTGTTACTAAAACAGGACATGCTTCACATCCGGCCGCTGCACCGAAAATTTCAATACCGATTAATTCCCATGGACTTCTAAACTcgtatcattaa
- the LOC111424335 gene encoding pupal cuticle protein Edg-84A-like: MCSKIMKSTILLLCIISITSSFPAKQPTDDSVSYHRFNGPVSGDIKEVILPDPTVHNPNRLAKDFVAKPDYQYSYGVRDPVTGNAQEHQENRDGDAVHGQYTVLQADGTMRIVRYTADDAQGFVAEVEYIKPDGTRHKEKV, translated from the exons ATGTGTTCTAAAATCATGAAGTCAactattttgttattatgt ATTATTTCAATTACATCATCTTTTCCAGCCAAACAACCCACCGATGATAGCGTTTCATATCATAGATTTAACGGGCCAGTTAGTGGTGATATAAAAGAAGTTATTTTGCCAGATCCCACCGTTCATAATCCAAATAGATTAGCTAAAGATTTTGtg gCGAAACCTGATTATCAATATTCTTACGGAGTAAGAGATCCAGTAACCGGAAACGCACAAGAACACCAAGAAAATCGAGACGGAGACGCTGTCCATGGACAATATACGGTTCTTCAAGCTGATGGAACTATGAGAATAGTGAGATACACCGCCGATGATGCTCAAGGTTTCGTCGCTGAGGTTGAATACATTAAACCGGATGGTACAAGACATAAAGAAAAggtttaa
- the LOC111424373 gene encoding zinc finger protein ZFP2-like encodes MDLDLNKICRVCMKDGIMMPIFKVNVSKKLMSCASVQVWPNDNLPKQICNKCSAKLHISFQFKKLCEKSDAKLRQYVTKIEQEGEILRQQSTQQSIQQQVQVNAVNGTGNCVFIECAPILDMQGEEKFVHFNTINQPHETLTQVDYNIHTDGHHSYNLQAVQVYNGTYTVPVQDVQPGTIIQNQVITTQIPIQNQIVHQQQSTVIENETLNQLQEPDKDKLKKEIKIKKETVDGKICRTCNKMFSTTAKLTRHMKIHSADMPYKCNFCNKAFTHSSNFKIHLRSHTDERPYRCSVCNKGCRQAQDLEKHMRTHTGERPHKCDMCEKAFSTSSNLIAHKRIHTGERPYVCSVCQKAFCQSNELTKHMRTHTGEKPHVCDICHKAFNGSSALIVHRRSHTGERPYICIICNKGFIQSSCLSLHLKRHNREKKKLDEELVCHVCDERFATKSEFKNHNLNHFERTQELLS; translated from the exons ATGGATttggatttaaataaaatttgtcgTGTATGCATGAAAGACGGTATTATGATGccaatttttaaagtaaatgtttCCAAAAAGTTAATGTCTTGTGCTTCGGTACAG GTTTGGCCAAACGACAACCTCCCAAAACAAATCTGCAACAAATGTTCGGCGAAATTACACATTTCCTTTCAATTCAAAAAGCTATGTGAAAAATCCGACGCAAAACTTCGCCAATATGTAACAAAAATAGAACAAGAAGGTGAAATTCTTCGTCAGCAATCCACCCAACAATCAATTCAACAACAAGTCCAAGTCAATGCTGTGAACGGAACGGGAAATTGCGTCTTCATAGAATGTGCCCCAATTCTAGATATGCAAGGCGAAGAAAAATTTGTCCATTTCAATACAATCAATCAACCCCACGAAACGCTAACACAAGTCGATTATAATATTCACACCGACGGTCATCacagttataatttacaagcTGTCCAAGTTTACAATGGAACTTATACCGTTCCAGTACAAGACGTCCAACCAGGAACAATTATTCAAAATCAAGTCATTACAACACAAATCCCAATTCAAAATCAGATAGTCCATCAACAACAAAGCACTGTAATcgaaaatgaaactttaaatcaATTACAAGAACCtgataaagataaattaaagaaagaaattaaaataaaaaaggaaactGTTGATGGAAAAATATGTAGAActtgtaataaaatgttttctacCACAGCTAAATTAACAAGGCATATGAAAATACATTCAGCTGATATGCCATATAagtgtaatttttgtaataaagctTTTACACATagtagtaattttaaaatacatttaCGAAGTCATACTGATGAGAGACCTTATAGGTGTTCTGTGTGTAATAAAGGGTGTAGACAAGCTCAGGATTTAGAGAAACATATGCGTACACATACAG GTGAACGTCCTCATAAATGCGATATGTGTGAAAAAGCATTCTCAACAAGTTCAAATTTAATTGCTCACAAACGAATTCATACTGGCGAACGTCCTTATGTTTGTTCAGTTTGTCAAAAAGCTTTTTGCCAATCTAACGAACTTACAAAACATATGCGAACTCATACAGGTGAAAAACCACATGTTTGCGATATTTGCCATAAAG CTTTTAATGGTTCAAGTGCTCTTATAGTCCATCGAAGATCTCATACAGGTGAAAGGCCGTACATTTGTATTATTTGCAATAAAGGATTCATACAATCAAGTTGTTTATCGTTGCATTTAAAACGACATAATagggagaaaaagaaattggaCGAGGAGTTGGTGTGTCATGTTTGTGATGAAAGATTTGCCACTAAAAgcgaatttaaaaatcataatttgaatcattttgaaaGAACGCAagaattattaagttaa
- the LOC111424290 gene encoding akirin has translation MACATLKRSLDWEPVLGTRPAKRRRCIPFCASPSHKQSTSQTSSPSSSTTPSKSIFPDVVSKKFTPEHMAANIHAEFKRLQRRKQLQFSCSSDASDGSSSGGEQTDSRSEKPLFTFKQVGLICERMLREKESEIREEYDNVLTTKLAEQYDAFVKFTYDQIQKNYAAVPSYLS, from the exons ATGGCGTGTGCTACACTGAAGAGGTCCTTAGATTGGGAACCCGTTTTGGGGACGAGACCGGCGAAAAGGAGACGTTGCATCCCGTTTTGCGCGAGCCCTTCCCACAAGCAGAGTACTAGCCAAACAAGCAGCCCCAGTTCGAGCACGACGCCCTCAAAATCCATTTTCCCTGACGTAGTTAGCAAAAAGTTCACTCCAG AACACATGGCAGCGAATATTCACGCTGAATTCAAGAGGTTACAAAGGCGTAAGCAGTTACAATTTAGTTGCAGCTCAGATGCCTCAGATGGTAGTAGCTCAGGTGGTGAACAAACTGATTCACGTTCAGAAAAACCGTTGTTCACCTTCAAACAG GTTGGGTTGATTTGTGAACGTATGCTTCGAGAAAAAGAATCTGAAATCCGAGAAGAATACGATAATGTTCTTACGACAAAACTCGCTGAACAATACGACGCATTCGTCAAGTTTACCTACGACCAGATACAGAAGAATTATGCGGCTGTACCTAGTTATTTATCATAA